The Mytilus galloprovincialis chromosome 11, xbMytGall1.hap1.1, whole genome shotgun sequence genome contains the following window.
CCACATGGTTGTAGTAACACATTGTGTTCCTCTTTTGAATTCTCAATTTCATTGTACATAAGTTCATTTTGAGTTTGTTCTCTGTTGTGTACTGTTAGACAATTGATTAGAAGATAATCGAACCCTTTTTCCATAATCTGTATCGGGCGAAAAACACAAGAATTCTGTTTGCTCTACTGACTTATCTTCCTTATCTTGGGTTTTTTGGGACAAATAATTACTGAAGTATGCATTTAGAATAAAATTAAACACTAACAACTTTAAAGAACTACAGGGGTTAATGGAATAATTAAAGTGAATAGATTTTAACGACTGGAGAATTCAGGTTAGCCGCCCATTAGAAGACCTTCCAGTATATTTTTACTGAGAATAAAGATCTTTAAAAGGACTATAGTGCAACGAATCAAGTCGTTATATTCAGGCTCAATATCGATTGCAACAGTCGAGACGATACTCACTGACCGATATAGAGGGCGCTAAATCATTCGAGTGAAATATATCATTTAAGTTTGTATGTTACTTTTTGTAGTTTTCTTCAAAGGTTGGAACTTTATAGAATTAATTTTTGACCATATTTGCTCATTGCAACACTGGTAACACTATTATGACTATAATAATTTGGTTTTATTGACATACATTCACATCTCcttgcatatattcaagtatatcTTCTCATCGGATGACACTAGTTCTATACTTGTTCTTTTATCAAATATGGTTTGAAACTTTCCAGTAATAAACAAATGaattcttgtggagagttgtcccattggcaatcctaccacatcttcttattcctATAAGTTTTTGCAAAGCTAAAACGAAGCATTAATCAAAAGCTTATACTTCACATGGCGTTTAGTCAGATCAAACCACCCATATAACGATTTTATGTTTTATGGTGATTTTAATGGATGTATTTgtgatttgtactttattttaaacTGGTTTTTACgggttttttttaagttgtgCTGTTATAACATGTCACATTTTATGGGAAAGTTTAGGCGCCCATATAACATGTTAAACTCTGCTGCATTCTGTGTGTGCCTGTCAAAAtccagtagcctgtaattcagtggttaccgtttgttgttgtatatcaaatttgtgtttttcgtttattgtttcgGTGATAAATCCGACtggtagttttctcgtttgaattgttatacatttacaatttcggagtcttttatagcttgctatgcggtatggattttgttcattattgaaggccgtacgataaaCACAGTTGCCAACGTCTAAGTCCATTGGTCTCTGGTAGATGGTGGTCTCACTAGTGATCATTCTATATATCCTTACTTAATAAAATTTTACACTTTACTAGAAATTGAGGAAGCTCATATCACCTTTATAACGTTAATGATTTTAGATGTCAACAACGCTACATATGTGCATGACACATATACTGAAGCTAGGTATGTGCATAACACATATTCTGGATATTATCAACACTATGCATGCTTCCCATCAATAAAGTTAAGAAATTCAGCATAATAATTATACTGACATAGTTTCGGATAAATGCACCTGAAAGAATATAAATATTGCACTCAATTAGACAACCCGTAtcaaaattgttggtaagaaattTTACTCCAAATGAAAATACATAATCTTTATAAATTTCTGGTGACCGACGCTCTTGTCTAGATTAGAATCTCCCAGATCATTTTCAACTAACCGACTTTTCACTCCGGATCATATAgtttttcgacaggttacctacTATGTGGTTAGAAATCCTAGTATTTCGTCAAGTAAGAGCaaccaaaaaagtaaaattaaacataCACTCGATGCAATTTGTGAAGGGAGGTGATATCTGATTTCCGATAATATTGTCGTGTttagaaaccaaaaaaaaaaagacaaaattttcTCCCTAAATTGTACCATTTGTAcgcttgattttacttcttaaagcacattagcaaaaacgaaagacaaggaTACGAGATACACTAACACACTGATTGTGtgaatgacgggatgtacaagtaccgtgccacgtccaaaggatatcaataaaaaaaagactaaacaataaaagtaatatttaaatttgctaatgtgctttgtctatatgccttttgatATTTCTTTGGTACATCCCATGcattattgtgctattgtaaaataATGTGTATGCTTGTTATTAATTTTGCTGATGTGCTTGGTCTATAAGTTTTTGTATGTTTCTTTGATAAATATATGATGTGGCtgtgtacttatacattccgtcattgGGTTATTGTActttggtaaatttgtgtattcttgtcttaaGTTTCTactaatatgcttggtctattTGCCATTTCGTGCTTCTTTGTTACGTatctgtttgttttatagtgattaagattataacacaatgctgactgctgtacccctattttatacatgtttacctattacatgtatgtctgtttgttctgttcacacatcgttgacaATATACTAGAAATGGAAATGATGCGACTGTttcgtgagaggtttagctagctttaacaCCAGGTTTAAACCACCctttcaacataagaaaatgcctgtagtactaccaagtcaggaatgggacagttgttatcaattcgtttgatgtgtttgagcttttgatttttctatttgattatatTAGCCTggactttcctatttgaattttcctcggagttcagaagttttgtgattttactttttgattggCCATTTGGATACATGGCACAGTGTTTCTGGAATACCCCTCGTCAAGTTTGATGGACTTTTTTGTGTACAAAGCTAAATAACTTTGACAAAATCGGATAAATCGAACCAACAAAAAACAACCACGGTCAACTTGCTTTAGGGAGctcaatttaaatttgaaaaatatctaataGATATTAAAACGTTCAATTAACGACGTTGTCTATGTGAAGACGGCCAAAGTTTCCACTAACATAGCACAATTTCTCGTTTCTTAAGAtaaaaatgatagttttaaacatactTTAATCATTCATAAACACAATAGCTAACATACAAGTACATACAATTAAAAATCACGatgatttatataaatttgtgCGACGGCATTGATACACTTCCATACTCGTCCAAAATATTACTTGACGCACTATAGATAATGACGTCATTTTCTGAAACGTCATCTTCACCTCGCACAGAACGGAATCCTGTCTCTGGATTGGGTAGTTCATAAATCAGTCTGTCCCAGACCGATTTTGATCGGGCTGTTATATATTGTCCCTGAGACAGCATTACTCTCATTTCTTGTTCTAACATATTTAATTCTATATCACCGAACACAATTATTATAAGTTTGAACTTTGGATTTTTTCTTGCATAGTTCCAGGCTCTATGGAAGTTTTCTACGCACCAAGAGTTAGACATAACAGTATTGTTTATGATGAATATGCAACTCTTGCTTTCTTGAAGTTGTGTATTTTCAGTGTTGGCGACACTTGATGATAGTTTACTTCTGTCTGTTGCTACAATGTTATAAGGATTTCTTCTTTTTTCGAGGAAAattaataaagatttatttatccAATCAGAACACTTTGCGTCATTTGTGTCATAGATGAGATATGCATCGTAGGGTCTGTTAAGTTCGTATTTATGTCGTAAGCAACCAACGCCTAGCTTTACATATAACACAGCTATCAAGTCTCTCCTATAGTATATTGCTGCTGACAAAACAATGACAAGACAAATCAATGCAATAATCACAGCTGTTATGATGCCACGTCTCTTTGCATGGCTTTCTTCTACTTTACAAACAAACTCTGACAAGTGAACTGATAACAATGGTTTGGAATCGCGATAACAATCGATATCATACCGATGTCGGACCACTTTTCCGGAAGTTTTCAGCCATATTCTGAAATTTCTATTTTTACAATCGCATTGCCACAGATTGTTCTGTAATTGTAAGTAGCGAAGACTGTGCATGCCATCAATTTGGGACAAAAATGTTTGACTTACGTGGTGTATCTTGTTGCCGTTTAAATTTAGTATCTTAAGAGAAAGCCCATTAAACCACAACGGAGAAACAGTTTGTATGTTATTGTCTGATAAATAAAGATTTTTAAGATTGAACAAGTTGTTGAAAATCGCAGTTGGAAGTGTCGATATCTTATTTTCACTCAAATCTAAAATTTCCAATTTATCAAAACCAGAAAAGAAAATGTCTTCTATGAACCCGATCTGACTCTTGTTTACATATAATTCTGTTGTAAGGAAATCAGGACTATAGTGTTCTGGCAATTTCAAAATAGGTATTCTATTGCCATCCAAATAAATGACTCTGGCGTCACGTGACAATATTTCAGGCATGTAGCCAATCAAACCGTTGCAATCTATGTAATCAATCTCACTTGTTTTGGAGTTATCCGAAAAACATTCACACATTCGATCGCAGTCATTAACTACTTTACACCTGAACTGGTTTTTCAGTACCTTTCTAACCGGAAGTTCTATATTTTTTGGTTGAACAACGCACGTGCCAACCTCGTAATCAAAAGTTGACACTTTATGTTCGCCGACGGTGACATAACTGTCCGACAACCAACTCATGTTACAATTACATTGTAGAGGATTGTTTTGTAACAAAAATTCTGTCTTATACGCAATGTTAAAAGGTTGAATTGTTCTAAGCATGTTATTTCTTAAATTCACTTGACGTAAATTCAAAAATCCTAGAAAAGAATCCTGGGAAATATCCTGGATGTAACCATGTTCCAAGTTCAGTTCCCGTAACAAGTGATCCGATTGGTTATTGAACTCATGTGACATTAAAGAATTGATTTGTTGAATTGTGTTGAATGACAAATCAAGATGAGTTATAGTTTTCGTCCAATGAAAGGTGAAGAATTTTTCTATGTTACTGATATAATTCTTTTTAAGGTTCAAAATAGTTAAATTCTCTGTTCCACAGAAAACGTCAGCAGATAAATTTCCGGATATGATATTGAAAGATAGATTCAAATCTGATAATGACGTCATATTTATAAAGGATGCATTATCGAACGAGTCAAGCTGATTAAAACTGAGATCAATTCTTTCCAAACTTTGTAAATCCTTGGTTCGATTTCCTTTCATTGTAGCAATTATATTGCTTCTAAGATTTAGACTTTTGAGGTTCGTTTTATTGAAACATTTCGGAAATTTACTTAAAATGTTTTCTTCTAAATTCACATGTGTCAAGGTTTCTGGCATTGTAACGTTGTCTATGATATTGTCGATCATGTTATGCGATAAATCGATAATCTCTAATGACGTCAGCGGCAGAAGTGATGTTCTATTTATATCCCGGATGTTATTATGATCGAGATATAATGCTTTTAGCGATTGCATCCCTTTAAATGTATCGGAAAACGTTTTTGAAATGCTATTGTTAGATATATCCAAAGTTTGCAAACTGCTGAGAAGCTGAAACGTACCATTTACAATATACCTAATAACATTTGAACTTATATTTAATGATTCTAGGTTCCGAGTGTAGTTAAAAATATCGAGAATATCTACAGTGTCATTGAAGTTATTTCCATTCAGTTTAAGAACTTTTAATTTGGTCATGTTGTTGAAGACTTCCGCGGATATCTGATGCAACTCGTTGTTAGACAAATCCATGACATTTAAGTTTGTTGCATTGAGAAGAAATCTATCACTTATATTCTTTATACCGTTTCCTGAAGCGTTGAAAACTTGTAAGTCTGATCGTTGTGATAACCTTCCTTTTATTTCATGTATCATGTTCATTGACGTATCGAAAACGGTCATTGTTTCACAATTAGACATGTCATCCATATCGAGATGTGTCAATCGATTAGACGATATATTGATATACCTGACTTGATACATAAACTTACAAAACGAATTTTGAATTGCAGGAAGATGATTTTTAGATAAATCCAAATATTTAAGATTACTGGCACCAAAAAATGCAGTCACGGAAATAAAGTTAATCCAGTTGTTACGAAGGATAAGTGTTTGAACGTTAGGAATGCTATCAAACAGCTGATTTGGAATGCTTTCGATATGGTTGTCACTCAAGTCGATATACTTTAGTTGATTCAGTGACGACGAACAATGTAGAATTCGTTTATGAAATGTCTTGCTGCTCATacttatatttttcagttttaataCTTCTATCATATGCAAATCACAGAGAAATTTGACAGCAATAGAGCCAATAGGATTATGGCTAATGTCCAGGTACTTTAGGGAAAATAATCCAGCAAACGTGTCTTCTTGTACCTCCTTTATGGCATTACTAGACAAATCCAAAAGTGTTAGCTGTGATAATTTCGCAAACATACCTTCAGGCAATGTTGTTAGGTGGCAATAATGCAAGTTATCATGTTGTTTAGATTTCCCAGGATTCGCAGCATCACTTCCGTTTACACAAATACAAGCATGGCGATTATTTGCATAATATGTCTGTTCCATACAGTTAACTGACAAGTACTTTAACTGTAAAGGATTGTATTTCCATTTATCCACTACCGATTTGTACTTCCGTTTTACCATGCATGTGACTTGTTGGTGATGGGATGTATAGATACAGTCACCATACTCAGATCTGTTGAAGCTATAAGTTATGTCCCCTCCGTCCAGCAATCTGACATCAAATGTGATGACGTCATCAGAAGCTGCATTGGAACTGTATATTGTTGTGAGAAACAATGTAGATAAAATCAGCAACAACATCTGTAAAAAATAgagatatataactatatatatgcatttataaTGCATTTGAAAGTCAAATTGATATTATATACTCATGACTAATTGACTAATATAAGTTCGATAACTGTAATATAAGTTCGATAACTAAGAACCTTAGCCATGCCAGAAAATGACAAGGCATCGGAGAATTTGTTGTAGAACgaattttttcttttcaaaatagaGGTATAGACGTATGAAGCATTCAACCCCCATCTCAACTACCATGACAAACATTCCTCTATATACTATGTCGTACTTGTTGAATTGTGtattaaatgttatatgaaaTTGAACATCCTTGCCGTAACCCAGCACCAATTTTAATTCTTTGAACACACAACAATGTTACATATATGTCGTTTATATAAGATATCAAAATATTCGACGAAAATGTTTTGATTTCGTTGACTAACCATTTCTCTATTGTATACGTGACTTTTTTACCATGATTTCCAATACTGTATATACAGATATACGATAACGAGTTCTGGTTTTCGTGAACTTTAATTCTGAagcttttctttctttctttcttttgaaattaatttttgttatatGATTTCATTTGATATGATTGTTCACTGTTTTAAACTGTTTTTCATGTCTATAGCTTGATCCAAATCATCTAAACTTTAAACTATTTTAGATCCCAATGAAGATATTTTGTCTAGCATTGTATGATACATATAGCCTTCCATGGAATTGCGAAAATAAGGTTCACATTAGTCAATTATCTACATGATATATacctatatatattttcaatattaagtTGACATATTTAGGACAATTTTCATGTATTACATATGTTTCTTGTGTAtactatgtttgcattttaacccaTCCTGGTTTTGAAGTTTTGCAATATGTTTATATGAGGGTTCGTGTTTAGATTTTTATTCTTCGATTTTCAACGTTGCAAACTTTCCTTTTGAATAATTACTCTCCCAGACTTCTTGGAACGTTATGACATTTTCACATGTTGGGGAATTTAATCAAAGTAAAGATTTGTATAGtgacactatacaaatccttgatcaaGGTGATATTTATGCGATTTCCATCCCTTAACTATACTAACCATGGTATTACTTAACCTCatgaatatatatgtaattttattGATATGGCCCGTTAATCATGCATgtaaattttaaagacaaataatatcattttGTTAGAAAAAAGTCATGTAGTTTAAACTGTAATGGTTGTTCCCACGTTTGTCACTTGTAAACACTTTCTACGCGTTAATATTAATATGCAAATGTATGTTGTAAACATTCTTAATGCGGAAGTACATTAATTGAAATTGGTTTAATCACTATGCATCTTCCCAGCATGCAATTCTTGGGTTTTGCAGTTTTTGTTCTATTGCGGCAATATTGTCACTCGATgatgaattatcaaaaaaatttagTTCGAGAAGTCACATGACAAAAAGACATAATTGATTTATTTACAATCGACcgaatatataaaaagataaattacAACGTAAATTCAATGTGTATTTCTAGAACTTGAATCGGCCattgtttaata
Protein-coding sequences here:
- the LOC143052198 gene encoding uncharacterized protein LOC143052198 — protein: MLLLILSTLFLTTIYSSNAASDDVITFDVRLLDGGDITYSFNRSEYGDCIYTSHHQQVTCMVKRKYKSVVDKWKYNPLQLKYLSVNCMEQTYYANNRHACICVNGSDAANPGKSKQHDNLHYCHLTTLPEGMFAKLSQLTLLDLSSNAIKEVQEDTFAGLFSLKYLDISHNPIGSIAVKFLCDLHMIEVLKLKNISMSSKTFHKRILHCSSSLNQLKYIDLSDNHIESIPNQLFDSIPNVQTLILRNNWINFISVTAFFGASNLKYLDLSKNHLPAIQNSFCKFMYQVRYINISSNRLTHLDMDDMSNCETMTVFDTSMNMIHEIKGRLSQRSDLQVFNASGNGIKNISDRFLLNATNLNVMDLSNNELHQISAEVFNNMTKLKVLKLNGNNFNDTVDILDIFNYTRNLESLNISSNVIRYIVNGTFQLLSSLQTLDISNNSISKTFSDTFKGMQSLKALYLDHNNIRDINRTSLLPLTSLEIIDLSHNMIDNIIDNVTMPETLTHVNLEENILSKFPKCFNKTNLKSLNLRSNIIATMKGNRTKDLQSLERIDLSFNQLDSFDNASFINMTSLSDLNLSFNIISGNLSADVFCGTENLTILNLKKNYISNIEKFFTFHWTKTITHLDLSFNTIQQINSLMSHEFNNQSDHLLRELNLEHGYIQDISQDSFLGFLNLRQVNLRNNMLRTIQPFNIAYKTEFLLQNNPLQCNCNMSWLSDSYVTVGEHKVSTFDYEVGTCVVQPKNIELPVRKVLKNQFRCKVVNDCDRMCECFSDNSKTSEIDYIDCNGLIGYMPEILSRDARVIYLDGNRIPILKLPEHYSPDFLTTELYVNKSQIGFIEDIFFSGFDKLEILDLSENKISTLPTAIFNNLFNLKNLYLSDNNIQTVSPLWFNGLSLKILNLNGNKIHHVSQTFLSQIDGMHSLRYLQLQNNLWQCDCKNRNFRIWLKTSGKVVRHRYDIDCYRDSKPLLSVHLSEFVCKVEESHAKRRGIITAVIIALICLVIVLSAAIYYRRDLIAVLYVKLGVGCLRHKYELNRPYDAYLIYDTNDAKCSDWINKSLLIFLEKRRNPYNIVATDRSKLSSSVANTENTQLQESKSCIFIINNTVMSNSWCVENFHRAWNYARKNPKFKLIIIVFGDIELNMLEQEMRVMLSQGQYITARSKSVWDRLIYELPNPETGFRSVRGEDDVSENDVIIYSASSNILDEYGSVSMPSHKFI